The Bacteroidota bacterium genome includes a region encoding these proteins:
- the dusB gene encoding tRNA dihydrouridine synthase DusB, with amino-acid sequence MVTLGNLELGENLLLLAPMEDVTDVAFRLIAREQGADAVYTEFISSEALIRAAAKSMKKLVTHEAERPVAIQIYGGDPDVMREAARISEEAGPDFIDINCGCWVRNVVGHGAGAGLLKDPPRMERMVRAVVDTVKLPVTVKTRLGWDHNAINILEIAPMLEQAGAQALTIHCRTRSQGHTGDADWSWIPKIKQVVSIPVFLNGDVKTPEDAERAFHETGADGVMIARAAISNPFIFRQIKELRETGSYAQPSLDERVRLCIRHLIHSCEVRTERRGIFAFRKHYAGYFRGVPGIGRLRSDLMQITSVEAVVERLERFAQNGEVPPDLELEQENPSADALALAA; translated from the coding sequence ATGGTAACACTCGGAAATTTGGAGCTCGGTGAAAACCTCCTCCTCCTTGCGCCCATGGAGGATGTGACGGATGTGGCATTCCGCCTGATTGCGCGCGAGCAGGGGGCGGATGCCGTCTATACCGAGTTTATCTCCAGTGAGGCGCTAATTCGGGCCGCCGCAAAGTCCATGAAGAAGCTTGTCACGCATGAGGCGGAGCGTCCGGTCGCCATTCAGATTTATGGCGGCGATCCCGATGTGATGCGCGAGGCGGCTCGAATTTCTGAAGAGGCCGGACCCGATTTCATTGATATCAATTGTGGCTGTTGGGTGCGCAATGTTGTTGGGCATGGAGCCGGGGCCGGATTGCTCAAAGATCCGCCGCGGATGGAGCGGATGGTCCGCGCTGTTGTCGATACGGTGAAGCTTCCTGTTACTGTCAAAACCCGCCTTGGTTGGGATCATAATGCGATCAACATATTGGAGATCGCGCCGATGCTCGAACAGGCCGGCGCACAAGCATTGACCATCCACTGCCGCACCCGTTCGCAGGGTCACACTGGTGATGCCGATTGGTCCTGGATTCCCAAAATTAAACAAGTCGTTTCGATTCCGGTTTTCCTCAATGGTGATGTGAAGACACCCGAAGATGCCGAGCGAGCATTTCACGAGACTGGCGCCGATGGAGTCATGATCGCGCGCGCGGCAATCAGCAATCCCTTTATCTTCCGACAGATCAAGGAGCTTCGCGAAACTGGCAGTTACGCGCAGCCGAGCCTGGACGAGCGGGTCCGGCTTTGCATCCGGCATCTTATTCATTCCTGCGAGGTTCGCACAGAGCGCCGTGGGATCTTTGCTTTCCGGAAGCACTATGCCGGATATTTCCGCGGCGTACCAGGTATCGGGCGATTGCGTTCGGACCTGATGCAAATTACTTCTGTCGAGGCTGTCGTCGAGCGATTGGAGCGGTTTGCCCAGAACGGAGAGGTCCCGCCTGACCTTGAATTGGAGCAAGAAAATCCGTCGGCGGACGCGCTCGCATTGGCCGCCTAA
- a CDS encoding ABC transporter permease, protein MARIIQDTVEGLRMARAALRANPLRSALTMLGIIIGIVTVTLMSAFVTGLHDSFHNAMSFMGADVYYIDKHSWQGGDWMMQRNRPNISAENARELRQRMTTAQAVSVSASEWSVKLKYGTNEIENIRASGVDRDYQATNSLDMDQGRFFAEQELASARPVCIIGYDVWDQLFHKSDPIGKTMRVNGYPLEVIGVAKRAGGMFGFWSVDHEIITPLQTFFSAFGDPNRSLTIAIKAKNVLDKEDTKAEAIYQMRAVRGLKPGEADNFGVNSEDQFNAEFDKLTTTLQMIGLVITGLSLLVGGIGIMNIMFVSVKERTREIGIRKAIGARRRMVLAQFLTEASMLCIIAGSIGLLLAFGAATFLNHNVLGKDSTVQLHFPLALIVSGLGLSLAIGVASGILPAWRASKLDPVDALRYE, encoded by the coding sequence GAAGGACTTCGCATGGCGCGCGCGGCACTCCGCGCGAATCCGTTACGCTCGGCCCTTACGATGCTTGGCATTATCATTGGCATCGTCACCGTCACCTTGATGAGCGCATTTGTGACCGGCCTGCATGATTCGTTTCACAATGCGATGAGCTTCATGGGCGCCGATGTGTACTACATTGACAAACACTCCTGGCAAGGCGGCGACTGGATGATGCAGCGCAATCGGCCAAACATCAGCGCAGAGAATGCACGTGAACTTCGACAACGCATGACTACAGCCCAGGCGGTCAGTGTCAGCGCCAGCGAATGGAGCGTGAAGCTCAAATACGGAACGAATGAGATTGAGAATATTCGTGCAAGTGGCGTCGATCGCGATTATCAGGCAACGAACTCCCTCGATATGGACCAGGGCCGTTTTTTTGCCGAGCAAGAACTTGCCAGTGCGCGGCCAGTCTGCATTATCGGATATGATGTATGGGACCAGCTCTTTCATAAGAGCGATCCCATTGGCAAGACAATGCGCGTCAATGGCTATCCACTCGAGGTCATTGGGGTCGCCAAGCGTGCCGGTGGGATGTTCGGGTTCTGGTCGGTCGATCACGAAATTATCACGCCGCTCCAGACATTCTTCAGCGCATTCGGCGATCCGAACCGATCGCTGACTATCGCGATCAAGGCCAAGAACGTCCTGGACAAGGAAGATACCAAGGCGGAAGCAATCTATCAGATGCGGGCCGTCCGTGGCCTGAAGCCCGGCGAAGCTGACAACTTCGGCGTCAATAGCGAAGACCAGTTCAACGCGGAGTTCGACAAACTGACGACGACGCTTCAAATGATCGGGCTTGTCATTACCGGTCTGTCGCTGCTGGTGGGCGGTATCGGCATTATGAATATCATGTTCGTGAGCGTCAAAGAGCGGACGCGCGAAATCGGAATTCGAAAGGCTATTGGAGCTCGCCGCCGCATGGTGCTCGCGCAGTTCCTTACCGAGGCGTCGATGCTATGCATTATTGCCGGCTCGATCGGATTGCTGCTTGCCTTCGGCGCAGCGACCTTCCTCAATCATAATGTTTTAGGGAAGGATTCGACCGTGCAACTCCATTTCCCGCTGGCGCTTATCGTGTCCGGGCTTGGACTTTCGCTGGCCATCGGTGTGGCAAGTGGTATCCTGCCAGCCTGGCGCGCCAGTAAACTCGATCCGGTCGATGCGTTGAGATACGAATAA
- a CDS encoding glycosyltransferase family 39 protein gives MPATMDQIEQIHRKYLAATLIGSLILLSCQLLFPLSIDNEIFQSMAMDLFRFHRLPILGSWAHDFPGTVYVHWLAIVLFGDTALGFRVFDLLVHLGMSWMLFVVLRRWLPPRSAFLSVIFYNLHYISNFWFAGQRDAFAVCFLLLGTLLLMRVDRAEEAPISPITLVAGFGAGFCIAMMMTLRLTYAIFIPIGIVYLWRQPELRAKRVTSYLAGVMALVIALVMPYLFYPGGLEQAYLTTIRYNLELYGVVRIPRMLLLQFRLQKLFFGSAFIGLLFAFLPSLRGRGKVKAFWERFVAPASRDRLLIAGYALCGIISIWVMGKFWPYHFEPILIIIVPFGAIALETLVVAIPSRILQWAAVLLLIGYSVLRIFPDYIIQPYLSNVMHGVPHPLESLQDTLQADSGYPRSADFGVAAYIDRMSPPGARFETVTITPGVRWHTGRMSASRFTTLYPLIVSTPSGGHPPFQQAWRREYIDSLRSARPTFIVISAQSVEIFNWIRETPLQMVHEIPGFDSEIMPHYAYDTTIGGYRLFRRRD, from the coding sequence GTGCCAGCCACTATGGACCAAATCGAGCAGATACATCGAAAGTATCTGGCCGCCACGTTGATTGGCTCGCTGATTCTTCTCTCCTGTCAACTGCTGTTTCCACTCAGCATTGATAATGAGATCTTTCAGTCGATGGCAATGGATCTCTTTCGATTCCACCGGCTGCCGATTCTCGGTTCCTGGGCACATGATTTTCCCGGAACGGTCTACGTCCATTGGCTGGCGATTGTGCTTTTCGGAGATACCGCACTCGGATTTCGGGTGTTTGATCTGTTGGTCCACCTCGGCATGTCCTGGATGTTGTTTGTCGTCCTGCGAAGATGGCTACCGCCGCGTTCGGCATTTCTATCGGTGATCTTTTATAATCTTCACTACATCTCCAACTTCTGGTTTGCAGGTCAGCGAGATGCATTCGCTGTATGCTTCTTACTGTTGGGTACGCTGCTCCTGATGAGAGTTGACAGAGCGGAGGAGGCCCCAATCAGTCCGATTACTTTGGTGGCCGGATTCGGAGCCGGGTTCTGTATCGCCATGATGATGACTCTCCGTCTTACGTATGCCATCTTTATTCCGATTGGGATAGTCTATCTTTGGCGACAACCCGAACTTCGCGCAAAACGAGTCACTTCATATCTTGCCGGAGTCATGGCGCTTGTGATTGCGCTTGTGATGCCATATCTCTTCTATCCGGGAGGGCTGGAGCAAGCTTATCTGACAACCATTCGGTACAATCTCGAACTCTATGGTGTCGTCCGGATACCACGGATGCTACTCCTTCAGTTTCGATTACAGAAATTGTTTTTTGGCTCGGCTTTCATCGGACTCCTGTTTGCGTTTCTGCCGTCTCTTCGAGGACGAGGAAAGGTCAAAGCGTTCTGGGAGCGTTTTGTGGCGCCGGCGTCCCGCGATCGTCTGTTGATTGCAGGATACGCTCTTTGCGGCATCATTTCGATTTGGGTGATGGGAAAATTTTGGCCCTACCACTTCGAGCCGATTCTGATTATTATTGTGCCGTTCGGCGCGATTGCGCTTGAGACCCTCGTTGTTGCGATTCCTTCGCGCATTCTGCAGTGGGCGGCCGTTCTTTTGCTGATCGGCTACTCGGTCCTTCGCATTTTCCCAGACTATATCATACAGCCCTATCTCAGCAATGTGATGCATGGCGTGCCACATCCGCTGGAGTCATTGCAGGATACACTTCAGGCAGATTCGGGTTATCCGCGAAGTGCGGATTTTGGCGTCGCGGCCTATATCGATCGGATGTCGCCGCCTGGCGCCCGCTTTGAGACTGTGACGATCACTCCCGGTGTCAGATGGCATACCGGACGAATGAGTGCATCACGATTTACCACACTCTATCCGCTCATCGTCTCCACGCCGAGTGGAGGCCACCCTCCATTTCAACAAGCATGGCGTCGCGAATATATTGATTCTCTGCGTTCGGCGCGCCCCACTTTTATTGTCATTAGCGCACAGTCGGTCGAGATTTTCAATTGGATTCGGGAGACTCCATTACAGATGGTTCACGAAATCCCCGGATTTGATAGCGAGATCATGCCACATTATGCATATGATACCACAATCGGTGGTTATAGATTATTCAGGCGCCGCGACTGA
- the asnB gene encoding asparagine synthase (glutamine-hydrolyzing), translating to MCGIGGVFDYGYKAQPQVTPELLTRMSDAIVHRGPDDAGFYIAPTGLCGLTFRRLAIVDLSPAGHQPMSTPDGRYTLVFNGEIYNHLSIRAELEAKGYKYKSRSDTETILYAYQEWGEACLEKFHGMFAIAIWDENEQELFLARDRIGIKPLYYATPSGRFIFASEIKAMLQHPSLRARLNENALPHYLSLMMPPAPDTMFKGVHKLEAGHAMRVKSDGTITKREWWSLLDAGAPLEEISEEEAIEEIRRLLRQSIKDRMMSDVPFGVFLSGGIDSSLNVALMAELMDRPVQTFSVGFKELEKYNEMKYARSIAERYGTDHHEVLIDSRDAEGVMASLAYHEDEPNGDPVCIPLYFVSKLARESGTIVVQVGEGSDEEFAGYPWLVRDIKLYDRLWRPLGKVSPKIMRRAAVLATSPLVKNPLVREYMRRFSRGEELFWGGALAFTEEHKRQLLQNYSSAMSSNAFANTWHKEVRAAYPKSEYTRRMMYLEFKQRLPELLLMRVDKVSMATSLEARVPFLDHRMVEFAFRLPRRIKLGPNYVPKYILKKAAEGILPKEHIYRKKMGFAAPVNEWLKSELRTFTEDRLFQSELLKTHMNMEYVRRLFTEHTTGARNNGQLLWSLLNLVLWEEQYLR from the coding sequence ATGTGTGGAATCGGCGGCGTCTTCGATTACGGCTATAAGGCTCAACCTCAGGTGACGCCGGAGTTGCTCACGCGTATGTCGGATGCCATCGTGCATCGCGGCCCGGACGATGCCGGATTCTACATTGCGCCGACTGGCCTCTGTGGCCTGACGTTTCGGCGCCTCGCGATTGTCGATCTCTCCCCCGCCGGGCATCAGCCAATGTCAACACCCGATGGGCGCTACACGCTGGTCTTCAACGGCGAGATCTACAATCATCTTTCGATTCGCGCGGAGCTTGAGGCGAAGGGCTACAAGTACAAATCCAGAAGCGACACCGAGACGATTCTCTATGCCTATCAGGAATGGGGCGAGGCATGCCTCGAGAAATTCCACGGCATGTTCGCCATCGCGATCTGGGACGAGAACGAGCAAGAGTTATTCCTTGCAAGGGACCGTATCGGCATCAAACCGCTATATTACGCTACGCCAAGCGGGCGCTTTATCTTTGCCAGTGAGATCAAGGCGATGCTGCAGCATCCCTCGCTGCGTGCGCGACTGAACGAGAACGCACTACCGCACTATCTCTCGCTCATGATGCCGCCCGCACCGGACACGATGTTCAAGGGCGTTCATAAACTCGAAGCCGGACACGCAATGCGGGTCAAGTCCGATGGCACGATCACGAAGCGCGAGTGGTGGTCGCTGCTCGATGCCGGCGCGCCACTCGAAGAGATTTCCGAAGAAGAGGCTATCGAAGAAATTCGCCGGCTGCTGCGGCAGTCCATCAAGGACCGCATGATGTCCGATGTCCCGTTCGGCGTGTTTCTTTCGGGCGGCATTGATTCGAGCCTGAACGTCGCGCTCATGGCCGAACTCATGGATCGGCCCGTCCAAACTTTCTCCGTCGGATTCAAAGAACTGGAGAAGTACAACGAGATGAAGTACGCGCGCTCCATCGCTGAGCGATACGGCACCGATCACCACGAAGTCCTGATCGATTCGCGCGATGCCGAAGGTGTCATGGCAAGCCTTGCCTATCATGAGGACGAACCGAACGGCGATCCGGTCTGCATTCCGCTTTATTTCGTGAGCAAGCTTGCGCGCGAGTCCGGTACGATCGTCGTGCAGGTCGGCGAAGGCTCGGACGAGGAATTTGCCGGCTATCCGTGGCTCGTGCGGGACATCAAACTATACGATCGCCTCTGGCGACCACTCGGCAAGGTCTCGCCGAAGATCATGCGCCGCGCCGCGGTGCTGGCCACAAGTCCGCTGGTGAAGAATCCGCTGGTGCGCGAATACATGCGCCGCTTCTCGCGTGGTGAAGAACTCTTCTGGGGAGGCGCGCTGGCTTTCACCGAAGAACACAAGCGGCAGTTGCTCCAGAATTATTCGAGCGCCATGTCATCGAATGCGTTTGCGAACACATGGCATAAGGAAGTCCGCGCCGCATATCCTAAGAGCGAGTATACGCGCCGCATGATGTATCTCGAATTCAAGCAGCGATTGCCAGAGCTATTACTCATGCGTGTGGACAAAGTCTCGATGGCAACCAGCCTCGAGGCTCGCGTGCCGTTCCTGGATCACCGGATGGTCGAATTTGCATTCCGCTTGCCGCGACGCATCAAGCTGGGACCGAACTATGTGCCGAAGTATATTCTGAAGAAAGCCGCGGAGGGCATTCTTCCGAAGGAGCATATCTATCGCAAGAAGATGGGATTCGCCGCGCCGGTCAATGAGTGGCTGAAAAGCGAATTGCGCACCTTCACCGAAGACCGGCTCTTCCAAAGCGAGTTACTGAAGACGCACATGAATATGGAATACGTCCGCCGACTCTTCACCGAGCACACTACCGGTGCGCGCAATAATGGACAACTCCTCTGGTCCCTGCTGAATTTGGTATTGTGGGAAGAACAGTATCTCAGATAG
- a CDS encoding ABC transporter permease, translated as MQTSENVRQAFQSIRANKLRSSLTLLGIVVGVFSIIGVMTALGALTNSVDESLSQLGANTFTIKKWPSIQMGGGDWVKYMKRKQITYEEIRLVRSNAALALAVSAEHTLAPLTAAYADEKSDPQFYLEGSDDNYSVNHNRDVSAGRMLSADDVQYARDVAVIGQDIVDRIFKHSEDPIGKTIKLNGHNYTVIGVLDKKGGGMGQSQDGFALIPITNELKYFIQPEFTSLQMTVRARSKDKFDETQDEVIGAMRAARGVKPGVDNDFEVEDNTSLTTQFESFSKYLTYAGFGISAIALLAASIGIMNIMLVSVTERTKEIGIRKAMGATKSDITGQFLMEAVVLCEVGGVIGIAIGIGLGNIIAMLIHASVYVPTMWIGIGLGVCSLVGIVFGLYPAMKAANMHPIDALRFE; from the coding sequence ATGCAGACTTCCGAAAACGTCCGTCAAGCCTTCCAATCAATTCGCGCGAACAAGCTGCGGAGTAGCCTGACATTGCTTGGAATCGTCGTCGGGGTTTTCTCCATCATCGGCGTCATGACGGCACTCGGTGCGCTTACGAACAGCGTGGATGAATCGCTATCCCAACTCGGCGCGAACACGTTTACGATCAAAAAGTGGCCATCCATTCAGATGGGCGGAGGCGATTGGGTCAAATACATGAAACGCAAGCAGATCACGTATGAAGAAATTCGTCTGGTCCGATCGAATGCAGCGCTTGCCTTAGCCGTCAGCGCGGAACATACACTCGCGCCTCTCACCGCTGCCTACGCGGATGAAAAAAGCGATCCCCAGTTCTATCTCGAGGGCTCCGACGATAATTATTCTGTCAACCACAATCGAGATGTCTCCGCGGGCCGCATGCTCTCCGCAGATGATGTGCAATACGCCCGCGATGTCGCTGTCATTGGACAGGATATCGTCGATCGTATCTTCAAGCACAGCGAGGACCCAATTGGTAAGACCATTAAGCTGAACGGGCATAATTATACCGTCATCGGTGTCCTCGATAAAAAAGGCGGGGGCATGGGACAAAGTCAGGACGGCTTTGCACTCATTCCAATTACGAACGAGCTGAAGTACTTCATTCAGCCGGAGTTCACCTCGCTTCAGATGACCGTCCGGGCGCGCTCCAAGGACAAGTTCGATGAAACGCAGGATGAAGTCATTGGCGCCATGCGCGCCGCGCGGGGCGTCAAGCCTGGCGTGGACAATGATTTCGAAGTCGAAGACAACACCAGCCTCACGACGCAGTTCGAGTCCTTTTCGAAATATCTGACCTATGCCGGCTTTGGCATCAGCGCGATCGCGTTGCTTGCAGCTTCCATCGGCATCATGAACATTATGCTCGTCAGCGTCACCGAACGGACAAAAGAAATCGGAATCCGGAAAGCCATGGGCGCAACGAAATCCGACATTACCGGTCAATTCCTCATGGAAGCTGTTGTCCTCTGTGAAGTTGGCGGCGTGATTGGTATTGCCATTGGCATCGGACTCGGCAATATCATTGCGATGCTGATCCATGCAAGCGTTTATGTCCCTACGATGTGGATTGGGATCGGTCTCGGGGTCTGTTCGCTCGTTGGTATCGTCTTCGGACTCTATCCCGCCATGAAGGCCGCGAACATGCACCCAATCGATGCGTTGAGGTTCGAGTAA
- a CDS encoding diacylglycerol kinase family lipid kinase, whose translation MSRPLLFFIHNPHSNQGERTDDVRGLERVLGGRYPWRQTTVAGEASVIAREAALEGAEAIIAVGGDGTVHEIVNALMSLPPSARPKLGILPVGGGNDFAFAAGIPTDLQQALDVILRGETIASDIGSIDMGEGVGFWTNTLGLGFDAKVVVQSRRFRSLRGRALYLVSTLLTLIRDHEAFEIELSVDHHRFRERTLMLTLGNGPREGGGFYTTPNSRIDDGQLEMLLAKPVSRLMMLSLLPRVLRGTHLSSSAFFTRSFHRLSLSSDRPLVIHADGEILAIPADGIRRITVEIQPEAIRVIR comes from the coding sequence ATGAGCCGACCGCTGTTGTTCTTTATCCATAATCCGCACTCCAATCAAGGGGAGCGGACGGATGATGTTCGTGGCCTGGAGCGGGTGTTGGGGGGACGATACCCGTGGCGGCAGACAACGGTGGCTGGTGAAGCATCGGTCATTGCCCGCGAAGCCGCTCTCGAAGGTGCCGAGGCAATTATCGCAGTGGGCGGTGATGGGACGGTCCACGAGATCGTCAATGCCTTGATGTCTCTTCCGCCATCGGCACGACCCAAGCTTGGGATTCTACCGGTCGGAGGAGGAAATGATTTTGCCTTTGCAGCGGGTATCCCTACCGATCTACAGCAGGCGCTAGATGTCATCCTTCGCGGCGAGACTATTGCCTCCGACATTGGGTCGATTGATATGGGCGAGGGAGTGGGCTTCTGGACAAATACCTTGGGGTTAGGGTTCGATGCCAAGGTTGTGGTACAAAGCCGCCGGTTTCGCTCACTTCGCGGCAGAGCGCTTTATCTTGTTTCAACCTTACTCACATTGATTCGCGACCACGAGGCATTCGAAATCGAACTGTCGGTCGATCATCATCGCTTCCGAGAACGCACCCTCATGCTAACGCTTGGCAATGGTCCGCGGGAAGGCGGAGGATTCTACACCACACCAAACTCTCGTATCGATGATGGGCAGTTGGAAATGTTACTCGCAAAGCCGGTTTCGCGGCTAATGATGCTCTCCCTGTTGCCGCGTGTTTTACGAGGGACTCACCTCTCCTCATCGGCATTTTTCACACGATCGTTTCATCGGCTGTCGCTGAGTTCGGATCGTCCGCTTGTGATTCACGCCGATGGCGAAATCCTGGCGATTCCTGCCGATGGCATACGACGGATTACTGTGGAGATTCAACCGGAAGCGATTCGGGTGATTCGGTAA
- the trpS gene encoding tryptophan--tRNA ligase has product MKRRVFSGIQPSEVIHIGNYIGAVKRWVALQDDPAKDNIYCVVDLHALTVKQDPEVLRERTLELMALFLAVGLNPEKSTLFVQSHVSVHAEGGWLLNCITPLGWLNKMTQFKDKSQKQETILAGLLDYPVLMASDILFYDTHEVPVGEDQKQHVELARNIAERFNFHYGETFIVPEPVIAKAGARIMGLDDPTMKMSKSMAHIQGHAIRLLDEPKQIERAIMRSKTDSGSEIRFSNEPEKAGVNNLLTIYQVLTAKTRDEVEQDFASARGYGDLKKRVAEVVIAEAEPVRKRFAEIATDRGELERIMRSGAEKARAISGPRLADVKRKMGLVV; this is encoded by the coding sequence ATGAAACGCAGAGTCTTTAGCGGTATCCAGCCTTCGGAAGTGATCCACATCGGTAATTACATTGGTGCAGTGAAGCGATGGGTTGCGCTCCAAGATGATCCGGCCAAGGATAATATCTATTGCGTCGTCGATCTGCACGCTCTCACCGTCAAGCAGGATCCGGAAGTTCTGCGTGAGCGGACGCTCGAACTTATGGCGCTCTTCCTTGCGGTAGGCCTCAACCCCGAGAAGAGCACACTCTTCGTGCAGAGCCACGTCAGCGTCCATGCCGAAGGTGGCTGGTTGCTCAATTGCATTACGCCTTTGGGATGGTTGAACAAGATGACGCAATTCAAGGATAAGTCTCAGAAGCAGGAGACGATCCTTGCGGGTCTGCTGGATTATCCCGTCCTGATGGCGTCGGACATTTTGTTTTACGACACACACGAGGTGCCGGTCGGGGAAGACCAGAAGCAGCACGTCGAACTGGCACGCAATATCGCCGAGCGGTTCAATTTTCATTATGGTGAGACGTTCATCGTGCCCGAGCCGGTGATCGCAAAGGCCGGTGCACGCATCATGGGATTGGACGATCCGACGATGAAGATGTCGAAGAGCATGGCGCACATTCAAGGACATGCGATCCGTCTACTCGATGAGCCGAAGCAAATCGAGCGGGCGATTATGCGGTCCAAAACCGATTCTGGTTCGGAGATTCGTTTCTCGAATGAACCCGAGAAGGCTGGCGTGAATAATCTGCTGACAATCTATCAGGTGCTTACAGCGAAGACGCGGGACGAAGTAGAGCAAGATTTCGCTTCGGCGCGCGGCTATGGTGATCTCAAAAAGCGCGTCGCGGAAGTTGTGATTGCGGAAGCCGAGCCAGTCCGCAAACGGTTCGCCGAAATTGCCACCGATCGCGGCGAACTTGAACGCATCATGCGCTCAGGCGCCGAAAAAGCCCGCGCCATCAGCGGGCCGCGGCTTGCAGACGTGAAGCGAAAGATGGGGTTGGTTGTATAG
- the lnt gene encoding apolipoprotein N-acyltransferase produces the protein MTFLSTRTRHFLTTAFWLLLGCTLFATIDGLVYPTLAFLALTIVAGAVLALSSLGRMQVALAVLSGILLGVAYPPTGLAGGLLAFVALVPLLIALESSESLGKTFYTSFIAMFVLGLVSNYWVGGWASTGEVDKFLMVGGVLLSIVHPFFLVVPFLLYEVVRRRFGRTTALYSLPILQAGFEYAHSFGDLAYPWLNLYNTQTYNLVYVQFIEWTGPYLLSILIVLVNVEIFQLIRRSTRVSMRDHILALGLLIAVPLVYGLHAVDQHEESRSSLRVTVVQPNIDPWAKWYTDYQRTLDTNFSATRTALQAAHDSTDLVLWPETAITFYITSPAKSYELGELYHFIASIGRPVLTGFPDRQDYQAGRDSIPPDANYSGVDGFYYRSWNAAMVVYEDSNGRMHREVYHKQKLVPLGEHVPFIQYIPFLGKWFQWNVGIGSWNYGEGFTPLALPLPFQHDTLRITPTICYESIYPSFVRHFVEHGANMLAVITNDGWYGRSSGPYQHEQFAMLRAIECRRWIVRSANTGISTVIDDRGRFVKSLPLFTSGSITERIPLIERKTLYVRWGDFIAIPSMIFGMLVWLYALLTWIAWRRKGSRASLTESPESLPVESPQ, from the coding sequence GTGACATTTCTTTCAACGCGCACCCGCCATTTCCTGACGACTGCCTTTTGGCTGCTACTTGGCTGCACGTTGTTTGCAACTATTGATGGTTTAGTTTACCCCACACTCGCATTCCTGGCGCTCACGATTGTTGCAGGTGCGGTCTTAGCCCTATCTTCGCTCGGCCGTATGCAAGTCGCACTTGCGGTGCTCTCCGGGATCCTCCTCGGAGTTGCATATCCTCCGACAGGCCTCGCTGGCGGACTGTTGGCGTTTGTTGCACTCGTGCCGCTACTCATTGCACTGGAGTCATCGGAGTCTCTCGGCAAGACGTTCTACACGTCGTTCATCGCAATGTTCGTCCTCGGTCTGGTCTCGAACTACTGGGTGGGCGGATGGGCCTCAACAGGGGAAGTCGATAAATTTCTGATGGTGGGCGGTGTGCTTCTCTCTATCGTCCACCCGTTTTTTCTTGTTGTTCCGTTCTTGCTCTACGAGGTCGTGCGCCGGCGATTTGGTCGCACTACAGCACTCTACAGCTTGCCAATTCTCCAGGCCGGTTTCGAATATGCTCATTCCTTCGGTGACCTCGCCTATCCGTGGCTTAACCTGTATAATACGCAGACATATAATCTGGTCTACGTTCAGTTTATCGAGTGGACTGGACCTTACCTCTTGTCGATACTTATTGTTCTCGTCAATGTCGAGATATTCCAGTTGATTCGCCGCTCGACAAGAGTATCTATGCGTGATCATATTCTTGCGCTTGGACTTCTCATCGCTGTTCCTCTTGTTTATGGTCTCCACGCGGTCGATCAACACGAGGAGTCGCGGTCGTCGCTTCGCGTGACGGTCGTGCAGCCGAACATCGACCCGTGGGCGAAGTGGTACACCGATTATCAGCGAACACTCGACACGAACTTCTCCGCTACACGAACGGCGCTCCAAGCGGCACACGATTCTACCGATCTGGTGCTGTGGCCCGAGACGGCGATCACATTCTATATCACTAGCCCGGCCAAGAGCTATGAGCTTGGTGAATTATACCACTTCATCGCCAGTATCGGCCGTCCGGTTCTGACAGGATTTCCCGATCGTCAAGACTATCAGGCAGGACGAGACTCCATCCCGCCGGACGCCAACTACTCTGGAGTCGATGGATTCTACTACCGGAGCTGGAACGCGGCGATGGTAGTCTATGAAGACTCGAATGGTCGTATGCACCGCGAAGTCTATCACAAACAAAAACTTGTGCCGCTCGGTGAGCATGTTCCATTTATCCAGTACATTCCCTTCCTCGGAAAGTGGTTTCAATGGAATGTGGGCATCGGAAGTTGGAACTACGGCGAAGGCTTTACTCCATTAGCACTTCCGCTTCCCTTTCAACACGACACACTTCGCATCACTCCGACGATCTGTTACGAGTCGATCTATCCAAGCTTCGTGCGGCACTTCGTCGAGCACGGCGCGAATATGCTCGCAGTCATTACAAACGATGGCTGGTATGGCCGGTCCTCAGGTCCATATCAGCACGAGCAATTCGCCATGCTGCGCGCCATCGAGTGCCGTCGCTGGATCGTCCGTTCCGCGAACACCGGCATATCGACTGTGATCGATGACCGTGGCCGATTCGTCAAGTCCTTGCCACTCTTTACAAGCGGTTCGATTACGGAGCGCATTCCGCTTATCGAGCGCAAGACCCTCTATGTTCGCTGGGGGGATTTCATTGCCATCCCGTCGATGATCTTTGGGATGTTGGTGTGGCTTTATGCGCTACTCACTTGGATTGCTTGGCGACGCAAGGGTTCGCGAGCCTCGCTTACCGAATCACCCGAATCGCTTCCGGTTGAATCTCCACAGTAA